One SAR202 cluster bacterium genomic window, GAGTGAGCTCGCCGCTCGCCAACCGCTCCCACACCTTCTCCGCGGAGAATTTCGGCGCCATCTCGCACACCGCGCCCGCCCACATCGAGCACGAAAGCACGTTGATGATGCCGTGGACGTGGTGCAAGGGCAGGGGGTTCACAATGCGGTCGTCGCCGGTCCACGCCCATGCTTCGATGAGCGTCCTGACCTGCGCGGTGATGTTACGGTGCGTGGTGACGACGCCCTTCGGCTTGCTCGTCGTCCCGCTCGTGTAGACGATCATCGCCTTCCGCGCCGGGTCCACTTGCGGCAGGGGCGACTGCTCGGCCGCGAGCAGGTCGGTCGCCAGCGCGAACCGGCGGGCGAGCGATGCCGCAATAGGGCGAATGACGGCAGCCGTCTCCGGGTGCCCAACCACGACCGACGCACCGGAGTCGAGGATGCGGTACTCGATCTCAGGCGCCGTGTCCGTGGTGGCGATGGGCACAGCAACGCCCCCCGCCAGCCATATGCCCCACTGGGTGGCCACGTACTCGAAGCTGGAGGGCACCAGGAAGGCGACGCGCGCCTCCCTCATATCCTCGCCGCCAGCGAGAAGCCCGGACGCTACCCTGCCAGCCGCGTTCAGCAGGTCGTCATATGTGTGCGCGCCGCGGGAATCGATTATCGCAGTCCGCGAGCCATGCTCAGCCGCGCGGGCAATGAGCGGAATGGTGGAAGTCAATGACGGGTCTCCTGGCAATGGTCCTCAAGCCAAGAGGTATTCTACCAAACGGCGCAACCGGAGAGGCGCTGGTCGGCGCGTGCCCCGGATTTCGTAGGGGCGCACTGCGTGCGCCCGTCGCCTGCCGACGATTAAGGCCGTGTTAACAACGTAACGGGGGCACGCGGTGCGCCCCTACGAAGAATGGCCCACCTGCCACTACGTCGCCAGCAGCCACACCTCGCTGGCGTTGCCGCGGTTCTGGTTCTCCGGGGACGGCGCCTTGTCCACCTTGAACTGGACGATCTGCATCGCCTTCAGCGACTCGAACTGGATCTCCGCCAGGTTTGTGACGTGGAAATAGTAGTCCCCGCCTCCGTCGACGCGGATGAAGCCGTACCCGCCGGTATAGTTAAGGTAGGATATGCGTCCCACGCGGTACCCGGGCCTGGCGTGCTCCAGGACATTCTGGGGGATCGGCTCGCCAAGCTGCGCCTCGGCCTGCGCGCGCTCCTGCGCAAAGCGCGCCCGGCACACATCGCAGTAGATGCGTTCCCCGGGGCGTGGGTGGTAGCGCGTCAGGAAGTGGCGGTCGCCCACGTGCTGCGGCGACTGGCACTCGAGCTGGATCGTGTCGTAGTCCATTCTTATCTCGGGCAGGATGTCGTTCAGGAAGATGGTAGGGAAGTCCCGCAGCCTCAGCGGGTCAACCGGGTCCACGTAAACTTCGTCACAGCTGCCACGGACGCTCGCGATCATCACCCGCTTCCCGAGCCGCCTCACCTGTTGCAGCGCAGGGACGTAGTCCTCGTCCCCGATCAGTGCGACCGCGACGTCGTACACCCCCGGCAGCATTGCGTTGTACAGGACGGCGCATGCGAGAGCAACGTCGATGCGCTTCTCGCGGGGAACGAATGAATCGTACGGGTCGCGGTCCTCGGCCTTCAGCCTGCGTCCTTTGAAATCTATATTCGAGATATCTACCTCGTAGTTGGGCTCCTCTTCCAGCCGGTCGTAGAAGTCCTGCTGCCCGGCGACGAGGTCGGTATCCTCGGACGCGTACCCTTTAGGCAGGCTGGCGAAAAAGTGCACACGCACGAGGTCTATCTCGCTGACGGTCATCTCTTTGCGGAGGCGCGCAAGTAGAGTGAGGGGCAGCTTGCGGTAGTCTATCGCGAACTCTGGATCGCCGATGTCTCGTCTAAGGATCGATCTGCAGTGGTAGAGCCAGCTCCCATCGATAAAGACCATTGCTTTAACCAAAATTAACATCCCTCCACCGGCGGCGCCGTGAATGTTGCACATCGTACTTATACAGCGGGGAAACTAGTATCTGGAACAATCGGACCGGGAATTTGCAGGTATATCGTTCCCATTCTAACCGACGCTTCGAAGATTGCCCCGCGGATTTCGGAGGTGGTTGCTTGGAATTTCCCATCAGCCGTGTGCGGCGCAACCCTCGACGATATATGATGAATCGAACCGTTGACGCTCGTCCATAAATTCAGACCGGAGAAGCTATGGGAAACGGCCTCGCAGACGCAATATCCAGCGCGCAGGAGTATATGGCCGGCCGGCCGGTGGACGGCTGGCTGCTGTACGACTACCGGGGAATGAATGCGGTCTTCTGGGATACCGTCGGCCCCATTTCGAACGTCACCCGCCCGTGCTGGCTCTGGGTACCGAAGGGAGGCCAGGCGCGCTTTCTCGTCGGCTTCGTTGACCAGGGCAGGTTCGGCCGGCTCGGAGTGCCGGTTATCCTCTTCAGGGGCCGTGAGAACATGGTCTCCGAGCTTCGCGCAATGCTTGCAGGGGCCGTGCGAGTCGCCATGGAGTACTCCCCCATGGCGGAGCTGCCCCGGGCATCCAGGGTCGACGCAGGCATCGTAGAGCTCGTCCGCAGCCTCGGCGTGGAGGTTGTCTCCTCCGCCGACATCTTCCAGCACGCCACGCAGCGCTGGACCGAGCCGCAGCTGCAGTCCCACCTGGAGGCCGCCCGCCACCTCAGCGCCATCGTGCACGAAGCGTTCGACTGCATAGGCGTGAACCTTGGGACTGGCGTAACCGAGCACGACGTCGCGGACTTCATCCGCAAGCGCTTCGGCGAGGTGGGGCTGGAGGTCACGGACGGCCCCATCGTCGCCGTCAATGACCATGCTTCCGACCCGCACTTCGAGCCCACGCCGGAGAACGCGCGGCAGATCAAACGAGGCGACTGGGTGCTCATCGACCTCTGGGCGCGGATGGCGGGCGAGGATACTATGTACAGCGACATCACATGGACGGCGTACGTGGGGGACAGGGTCCCGGAGCGCCACCGCAAGGTCTTCGAAGCGGTGATCGGCGCGCGCGACGCGGCGGTGGATGCCATAGCGGCGGCATTTCAGGCGGGCAGGCCCGTGCAGGGGTGGGAGCTGGACAGGGTGGCGCGGGACTACATCGACCGCGCGGGCTATGGAAAATACTTCAACCACCGCCTGGGCCACAGCCTGGGTCGCGAGGTCCACGGCAACGCCGTCAACCTGGATAGCTGGGAGACCCGTGATACGCGCTTCCTGCTCCCTGGCCTCGCCGTCACGGCGGAGCCCGGCATCTACCTCCCGGAGTTCGGCGTCCGCTCGGAGATAGACATCTACATCACTGAGAAGGACCCGCAAATAACAACGGACGTGCAACACGATGTGGTCTTGATCAGTGGATAGCAGGGACGTGCGCTACCCAGCCGCGCGCCAGATGTCGGTGATTCCCCGCCTTATGAGCTGCACCGCGATCGCCGCCATGAGCAGGTACGCAACCTTCGAGAATGCCTTTAGCCCGCCCCGGCCGAGAAACCGCGCAATCCGGCCAGATTGCATGAATACCAGCCACGCTATTGCCACGTTTAGCAGGAACGCCGCCAGCACAAGCCAGATGTTGTAGAGGCTGCTGAGCAAGATAAGCATCGATATCGTCGCAGGGCCCACCAGGAGCGGCGTGCCTATCGGCACCACGGCCATCAGCTCGTTGAGCTCCACCGGCGCGCTGCTGCTCTCGTCGCCGATTAGCTCCCGCAGCGCCACCACCAGCAGTATGAGGCCCCCGGCAATCA contains:
- a CDS encoding NYN domain-containing protein, producing MCNIHGAAGGGMLILVKAMVFIDGSWLYHCRSILRRDIGDPEFAIDYRKLPLTLLARLRKEMTVSEIDLVRVHFFASLPKGYASEDTDLVAGQQDFYDRLEEEPNYEVDISNIDFKGRRLKAEDRDPYDSFVPREKRIDVALACAVLYNAMLPGVYDVAVALIGDEDYVPALQQVRRLGKRVMIASVRGSCDEVYVDPVDPLRLRDFPTIFLNDILPEIRMDYDTIQLECQSPQHVGDRHFLTRYHPRPGERIYCDVCRARFAQERAQAEAQLGEPIPQNVLEHARPGYRVGRISYLNYTGGYGFIRVDGGGDYYFHVTNLAEIQFESLKAMQIVQFKVDKAPSPENQNRGNASEVWLLAT
- a CDS encoding M24 family metallopeptidase; translation: MGNGLADAISSAQEYMAGRPVDGWLLYDYRGMNAVFWDTVGPISNVTRPCWLWVPKGGQARFLVGFVDQGRFGRLGVPVILFRGRENMVSELRAMLAGAVRVAMEYSPMAELPRASRVDAGIVELVRSLGVEVVSSADIFQHATQRWTEPQLQSHLEAARHLSAIVHEAFDCIGVNLGTGVTEHDVADFIRKRFGEVGLEVTDGPIVAVNDHASDPHFEPTPENARQIKRGDWVLIDLWARMAGEDTMYSDITWTAYVGDRVPERHRKVFEAVIGARDAAVDAIAAAFQAGRPVQGWELDRVARDYIDRAGYGKYFNHRLGHSLGREVHGNAVNLDSWETRDTRFLLPGLAVTAEPGIYLPEFGVRSEIDIYITEKDPQITTDVQHDVVLISG
- a CDS encoding MarC family protein translates to MEALQDIIRGISSGLSGTDIFGLLKEFSLVFLPMLVAMDPIATLPLLVPFLSPIPPERRGKVINTALLTGLLVGLLFLALGRGIFAVLGIEIPDFLIAGGLILLVVALRELIGDESSSAPVELNELMAVVPIGTPLLVGPATISMLILLSSLYNIWLVLAAFLLNVAIAWLVFMQSGRIARFLGRGGLKAFSKVAYLLMAAIAVQLIRRGITDIWRAAG